A DNA window from Cervus canadensis isolate Bull #8, Minnesota chromosome 30, ASM1932006v1, whole genome shotgun sequence contains the following coding sequences:
- the UGCG gene encoding ceramide glucosyltransferase, whose amino-acid sequence MALLDLALEGMAVFGFVLFLVLWLMHFMAIIYTRLHLNKKATDKQPYSKLPGVSLLKPLKGVDPNLINNLETFFELDYPKYEVLLCVQDHDDPAIDVCKKLLGKYPNVDARLFIGGKKVGINPKINNLMPGYEVAKYDLIWICDSGIRVIPDTLTDMVNQMTEKVGLVHGLPYVADRQGFAATLEQVYFGTSHPRSYISANVTGFKCVTGMSCLMRKDVLDQAGGLIAFAQYIAEDYFMAKAIADRGWRFAMSTQVAMQNSGSYSISQFQSRMIRWTKLRINMLPATIICEPISECFVASLIIGWAAHHVFRWDIMVFFMCHCLAWFIFDYIQLRGVQGGTLCFSKLDYAVAWFIRESMTIYIFLSALWDPTISWRTGRYRLRCGGTAEEILDV is encoded by the exons CCGATTACACCTCAACAAGAAGGCAACAGACAAACAGCCATATAGCAAGCTGCCAGGGGTGTCTCTTCTGAAACCACTGAAAGGAGTAGATCCTAACCTAATCAACAACTTGGAAACATTCTTTGAATTGGATTATCCCAAG TATGAAGTACTCCTCTGTGTCCAAGACCATGATGATCCAGCCATTGATGTGTGTAAGAAGCTTCTTGGGAAATATCCAAATGTTGATGCTAGATTGTTTATAG gtgGCAAAAAGGTTGGCATTAATCCTAAGATTAATAATTTAATGCCAGGATATGAAGTTGCGAAGTACGATCTTATATGGATTTGTGATAGTGGAATAAGAG TGATTCCAGACACACTCACGGACATGGTTAACCAAATGACAGAAAAAGTAGGGCTGGTTCACGGGCTGCCGTATGTAGCAGACAGACAGGGCTTTGCTGCTACGCTAGAACAG GTGTACTTTGGAACCTCTCATCCAAGGTCCTATATCTCTGCCAATGTCACTGGTTTCAAATGTGTGACGGGAATGTCTTGTTTAATGAGAAAGGATGTGTTAGATCAAGCAGGAGGGCTTATAGCTTTTGCTCAATATATTGCTGAAGATTACTTTATGGCCAAAGCAATAGCTGACCg AGGTTGGAGGTTTGCAATGTCCACTCAAGTTGCAATGCAAAACTCTGGCTCGTATTCAATTTCTCAATTTCAGTCCAGAATGATCAG gtggACCAAATTGCGAATTAACATGCTTCCTGCTACAATAATTTGTGAGCCAATTTCAGAATGCTTTGTTGCCAGTTTAATTATTGGATGGGCAGCCCACCATGTATTCAGATGGGATATTATGGTATTTTTCATGTGTCATTGCCTGGCATGGTTTATATTTGACTACATTCAACTCAGGGGTGTCCAG GGTGGCACACTGTGTTTTTCAAAACTTGATTATGCAGTAGCTTGGTTCATCCGTGAATCCATGacaatatacatttttttgtCGGCATTATGGGACCCAACGATAAGCTGGAGAACTGGTCGCTACAGACTGCGCTGTGGAGGCACAGCTGAGGAAATTCTAGATGTATAA